The proteins below come from a single Mytilus edulis chromosome 5, xbMytEdul2.2, whole genome shotgun sequence genomic window:
- the LOC139524026 gene encoding uncharacterized protein produces the protein MGTQANIKLEFTDDGIAIIRLLNGENRLNNSFLYEFNKALDLVLENKDCKALITTSEGKIYSNGLDLKWMAPLTDKKRDQFRASLADCIWRVMHFPVPTVAALNGHTFAGGAFLAMGHDYRVMRSDRGWLCWNEVHMNLPIRADIRGVINNKISNVDAHREAIVFGRRLTAPEAKTLGLVDSVVDIDHLLQEAKRLAKHALGNNNIDREALAMMKRDTYTRKVHTSKL, from the exons ATGGGAACGCAGGCTAACATTAAACTAGAGTTTACTGACGATGGAATTGCGATAATACGACTGTTGAATGGAGAAAATCGACTGAATAATTCGTTTCTTTATGAATTTAACAAGGCTTTGGATCTTGTGCTGGA aaataaagaTTGTAAGGCCCTTATTACAACTTCAGAAGGGAAAATTTACAGCAATGGTCTAGATTTGAAATGGATGGCACCATTAACAGACAAAAAGAGGGATCAGTTCAGAGCATCCCTAGCAGATTGCATATGGAGGGTTATGCACTTTCCAGTTCCAACTGTAGCAGCATTAAAtg GTCATACATTTGCTGGTGGTGCCTTTCTTGCAATGGGACATGATTACAGGGTGATGCGGTCAGATCGAGGATGGTTATGTTGGAATGAAGTTCACATGAATTTACCAATCAGAGCTGACATAAGAGGTGTTATAAA CAACAAAATTTCGAATGTTGATGCCCACCGTGAAGCTATTGTATTTGGAAGGAGACTTACGGCCCCAGAGGCTAAAACGTTAGGCCTTGTTGATTCAGTTGTAGACATTGATCATCTTCTTCAGGAGGCAAAACGTTTGGCAAAGCATGCTCTTGGAAATAATAACATTGACAGGGAAGCATTGGCAATGATGAAAAGGGATACTTATACAAGAAAAGTTCATACCTCCAAATTGTGA